A region of Moorena producens PAL-8-15-08-1 DNA encodes the following proteins:
- a CDS encoding ATP-binding sensor histidine kinase: protein MSSTMVRLTGYQMTEIIYSGSRTLVYQGIRESDQKPVVIKLLKSEYPSFGELVQFRNQYTIAKNLDLPGIVKPYSLKHYRNGYGLVMEDFGGISLKTYCSNLESLKLTSLTEFFDIALQIASILDGLYRNRVIHKDIKPANILINPDTKQVELIDFSIASLLPREIMVLQSPNVLEGTLAYLSPEQTGRMNRGIDYRSDFYSLGVTFYELLTGQLPFTSTDPMELVHCHIAKQPPSVHSINPDIPIIVSDMISKLMAKNAEDRYQSALGLKYDLETCLSQWQETGRVEPFKLGTQDICDRFVIPEKLYGRAREVETLRRAFDRVAGKTQGREDSSRGRSEMMLVAGFSGIGKTAVVNEVHKPIVRQRGYFIKGKFDQFMRNIPFSAFVQAFRDLMGQLLTERDAQLQHWKIKILLALGENGQVITDVIPELEQIIGKQPPVPELSAGAAQNRFNRLFQKFIQVFTTAEHPLVIFLDDLQWVDSASLKLMQLLMSETDTRYLLLIGAYRDNEVSPTHPLILTLDEISKTELKVNSITLAPLKHSDLNHLIADTLSCSEELAQPLTELVFQKTKGNPFFATQFLKSLHADNLIRFNFEVGHWECDIAQVRALALSDDVVEFMALQLRKLPAATQEILQLAACIGNQFDLATLAIVYEKSQTETAADLWKALQEGLLLPQSEIYKFFQTTDESQQSIGESYPQSRLPHHSSPVYKFLHDRVQQAAYALIAQDHKQQTHLKIGQLLLSNTSEQEREEKIFDIVNQLNIGADLIINPSERDQLAELNLLAGKKAKSATAYKPALQYFNSGLKLLASDSWESNYDLSLALSIAAVEAEYLTVNVERAKHLSKIVLKQANTLLDKVKVYELQILFYISQNQMTEAIDLGINVLKMLGIAIPTEAQKINIEVEKLREELQLEVEEIANLANLPEITDPYQLAAIRILTNASSASYIANPVLWPLIILTTVKLCIKYGHSSWAASAYSWYGALLCGAYLDIDRGYEFGRLSIQLLEQYNAVELSAKVGNMFNVFVRPWKEHVRETNTSLITAIQSGFENGDIEYAFYGAVHYCNYHFFTGNNLESVQQIQGKYFEAIAKAKFDFHESFIRIGQQTVANLLGQVANPCYLVGDYLDESTILPNWIEHNIVFLVLCAYGAKTMLLYLFKEYTEAVEAGARGKQYEQAAAGTLYVSEHSFYYSLALLANCNQLESQEKQQALEIVAANQERLGLWAKHAPVNYQHQYDLVEAERGRVEGNVLSAMEGYDRAITGAMDTGYLQVEALANELAAEFFLDWDKTTIAQAYLTNAYYAYARWGAKAKVEDLEKRYTDLLAPILVESKTSVNPRNILHQTVTSSSTKISEALDLASVIKASQVLSSEIHLDQLLSTLMEVVIENAGAEKCVLILPKAGKWVIEAQGSIDQVLKPDLAAKGINDTNHLGTKPVLTVLQSIPIEESNTIPISVINAVSHKSQALVFDNATEETTLAADSYIIQQQPKSVLCTPILNQGKLIGILYLENNQCTAAFTSDRLEVLKLLCSQAAISLENAQLYTNLEQAKSQLEDYSHNLEEKVAERTQELSDTLDDLKATQKKLVESEKMAALGSLVAGVAHEINTPVGTSITAASILADETQGFSQVLQNGKLKRSVLQNYLDTVEESSELILSNLQRAGELVQSFKQVAVDQAHLEKRTLNVKEYLEEVLISLEPQLKQASHTLTIDGDETVTIETYPGAISQVITNLVMNSISHAYQPKQNGQLHLQVDRVDEQLMITYHDDGCGIAQEHLGQIFEPFFTTARARGGSGLGLHIVYNLVTQKLLGQIEVNSQIGKGTEFIITLPIGCSRRVA, encoded by the coding sequence ATGAGCAGTACTATGGTGAGACTGACTGGCTATCAAATGACCGAGATTATCTATTCCGGTTCTAGAACCTTAGTGTATCAAGGAATTCGTGAGTCAGACCAAAAACCAGTTGTGATCAAACTGCTTAAGAGTGAATATCCCAGCTTTGGTGAACTGGTGCAGTTTCGTAATCAATATACTATTGCCAAAAACCTTGATCTACCTGGCATCGTCAAACCCTACAGTTTAAAACACTACCGCAATGGCTATGGTTTGGTGATGGAGGATTTTGGTGGTATTTCCCTCAAAACTTATTGCTCTAATCTAGAAAGCTTAAAATTAACCTCTCTAACGGAATTTTTCGACATTGCTCTTCAAATTGCATCCATCCTGGATGGACTCTATCGCAACCGAGTCATTCACAAAGATATTAAACCTGCCAACATCCTGATTAACCCGGATACTAAACAAGTCGAACTGATTGATTTTAGTATTGCTTCTCTACTGCCAAGGGAAATAATGGTGCTTCAAAGTCCCAATGTCCTGGAAGGAACTCTAGCTTACTTGTCTCCGGAACAAACTGGACGGATGAATCGGGGCATTGACTACCGCAGCGACTTCTATTCTTTGGGAGTCACTTTCTACGAACTCCTGACCGGACAGTTACCTTTCACTAGTACAGACCCCATGGAGTTGGTTCACTGCCATATTGCCAAGCAGCCACCTTCAGTCCATAGTATTAATCCTGATATTCCCATCATTGTCTCGGACATGATTAGCAAACTGATGGCGAAAAATGCTGAAGACCGCTATCAAAGTGCTTTGGGATTGAAGTATGACCTGGAGACTTGCTTATCCCAATGGCAGGAAACTGGTAGGGTTGAACCCTTTAAGTTAGGCACCCAGGATATTTGCGATCGCTTCGTGATTCCCGAGAAACTTTATGGTCGCGCCAGGGAAGTTGAGACCTTACGACGCGCTTTTGACCGGGTTGCTGGCAAGACTCAAGGTCGAGAGGATTCCTCCCGAGGCAGGAGTGAAATGATGTTAGTGGCAGGGTTTTCCGGGATTGGGAAAACTGCTGTGGTCAATGAAGTCCACAAGCCGATTGTCCGACAACGGGGTTACTTCATCAAAGGGAAATTCGACCAATTTATGCGCAATATTCCCTTTTCTGCATTTGTCCAAGCTTTCCGGGACTTGATGGGACAACTGCTTACGGAAAGGGATGCACAATTACAACACTGGAAAATCAAAATTCTGTTAGCACTCGGAGAAAACGGTCAAGTCATCACTGACGTTATCCCTGAACTAGAACAAATCATTGGCAAACAGCCTCCTGTGCCAGAACTATCAGCTGGTGCAGCACAAAATCGCTTTAATCGACTGTTCCAGAAATTCATCCAAGTCTTCACTACTGCTGAGCATCCCTTAGTTATTTTCCTAGATGACTTGCAATGGGTCGATTCAGCGTCTTTGAAGTTGATGCAGTTGTTGATGAGCGAAACTGATACTCGTTATTTGCTGCTGATTGGAGCCTATCGGGATAATGAAGTCTCTCCAACCCATCCGTTGATTTTAACCTTGGATGAGATTAGCAAAACTGAGCTAAAAGTTAATAGTATCACTCTAGCCCCTCTCAAACACTCTGATTTAAACCATCTGATTGCCGATACCCTCAGTTGTTCAGAAGAACTGGCACAACCTCTGACAGAATTGGTATTTCAGAAAACTAAAGGTAATCCTTTCTTTGCCACTCAATTCCTGAAATCTCTCCATGCCGACAATCTGATTAGGTTTAATTTTGAGGTAGGTCATTGGGAGTGTGACATTGCTCAAGTAAGAGCCCTGGCTCTGAGTGATGATGTAGTAGAATTTATGGCGCTACAGTTAAGGAAGTTGCCAGCAGCGACTCAAGAGATACTTCAACTAGCTGCTTGTATTGGCAACCAATTTGATCTAGCCACCCTAGCCATTGTCTATGAAAAATCCCAAACTGAAACAGCGGCTGATCTTTGGAAAGCCTTACAAGAAGGATTACTATTACCCCAAAGCGAGATTTACAAGTTTTTCCAGACTACCGATGAATCTCAACAGAGCATTGGTGAAAGCTATCCCCAATCACGACTTCCCCATCACTCCTCCCCAGTTTACAAATTCCTCCATGACCGGGTACAGCAAGCAGCCTATGCTCTGATTGCTCAAGACCATAAGCAACAAACCCACCTAAAAATTGGGCAACTCCTGTTAAGCAATACTTCTGAACAAGAACGGGAAGAGAAGATATTTGATATTGTCAATCAGCTTAATATCGGTGCTGATCTAATTATCAATCCGTCCGAGAGAGACCAACTAGCAGAATTAAATCTATTAGCTGGGAAAAAAGCAAAGTCAGCGACGGCTTATAAACCGGCTCTTCAGTATTTTAATTCCGGTCTGAAACTCCTAGCTTCAGATAGTTGGGAGAGTAACTATGACTTGAGCCTAGCTCTGTCGATAGCAGCGGTTGAAGCGGAATATTTAACGGTTAATGTAGAGCGAGCAAAACACTTATCAAAGATAGTCCTAAAACAAGCCAATACCCTTTTAGATAAAGTCAAAGTATATGAGTTGCAAATCTTATTTTATATTAGTCAAAATCAGATGACTGAAGCTATCGACTTAGGCATCAACGTTTTGAAAATGCTAGGGATAGCTATTCCCACGGAAGCCCAAAAAATTAATATTGAAGTTGAAAAACTACGGGAAGAGTTACAGTTAGAGGTTGAGGAAATTGCTAATTTAGCTAACTTGCCAGAGATTACTGACCCTTATCAGCTAGCCGCTATCCGGATTTTGACCAATGCTAGTTCTGCGTCCTATATTGCTAATCCAGTCCTGTGGCCGTTAATTATTTTGACTACAGTCAAGCTTTGTATTAAATACGGTCATTCCTCCTGGGCAGCTTCAGCCTATAGTTGGTACGGTGCGCTCCTTTGTGGTGCTTACTTAGATATTGATCGGGGCTATGAGTTTGGTCGCTTATCCATTCAGCTCCTAGAGCAATATAATGCTGTAGAGCTTAGCGCTAAAGTTGGCAATATGTTTAACGTGTTTGTTAGACCTTGGAAAGAGCATGTCCGAGAAACAAATACTTCATTAATAACAGCCATTCAAAGTGGATTTGAAAACGGCGATATCGAGTATGCTTTCTATGGTGCTGTTCACTATTGTAACTATCATTTTTTTACTGGGAATAATCTAGAATCTGTTCAACAGATACAGGGGAAATATTTTGAAGCGATCGCTAAAGCTAAGTTTGACTTCCACGAAAGCTTTATCCGCATTGGTCAACAAACCGTTGCTAATCTCCTAGGTCAAGTAGCAAATCCATGTTATTTGGTTGGTGACTATCTCGATGAATCAACTATCCTACCAAATTGGATCGAGCATAACATTGTCTTTCTTGTGCTTTGTGCCTATGGGGCAAAAACCATGCTACTGTACTTATTTAAAGAGTACACAGAAGCTGTAGAAGCCGGAGCAAGAGGAAAGCAGTATGAACAAGCAGCAGCTGGAACATTGTATGTTTCCGAGCATAGTTTCTATTACTCATTAGCGCTGTTAGCCAACTGTAATCAGCTTGAATCCCAGGAAAAGCAACAGGCTCTAGAGATAGTAGCAGCAAATCAAGAGCGATTAGGGTTGTGGGCAAAACATGCTCCAGTCAATTATCAACACCAATATGATCTCGTAGAAGCTGAGAGGGGAAGAGTTGAAGGAAATGTTCTGTCGGCGATGGAAGGTTATGACCGGGCAATTACCGGAGCTATGGATACGGGATATCTTCAGGTGGAAGCCTTAGCTAATGAATTAGCAGCAGAATTTTTCCTGGATTGGGATAAAACAACCATTGCTCAAGCTTACCTTACCAATGCTTATTATGCATACGCTCGTTGGGGAGCTAAAGCTAAAGTTGAGGATTTGGAAAAACGCTATACTGACTTACTTGCTCCGATCCTGGTGGAATCAAAAACTAGCGTCAATCCTAGAAATATTTTACACCAAACTGTCACATCGAGCAGCACCAAAATTTCTGAAGCATTGGATTTGGCAAGTGTGATCAAAGCGTCTCAAGTCCTTTCTAGTGAAATTCACCTTGACCAGTTACTCTCTACTCTGATGGAAGTCGTTATTGAGAATGCGGGAGCAGAAAAATGTGTTCTGATTTTACCCAAAGCTGGAAAATGGGTGATTGAAGCTCAAGGTTCAATTGATCAAGTCCTAAAGCCAGATTTAGCAGCCAAAGGAATTAACGACACCAACCACTTAGGCACAAAACCTGTGCTCACAGTACTACAATCGATTCCTATCGAAGAAAGTAATACTATTCCGATCAGCGTCATTAATGCTGTTTCCCACAAATCTCAAGCTTTGGTATTTGATAACGCTACTGAAGAAACAACTTTAGCTGCTGACTCCTATATTATTCAGCAACAACCAAAAAGTGTTTTGTGTACTCCTATCCTTAATCAAGGTAAACTGATTGGTATTCTATATCTCGAAAATAATCAATGCACTGCCGCATTTACTAGTGACAGACTGGAAGTGCTTAAACTTTTGTGTTCTCAAGCTGCTATCTCCTTGGAAAATGCTCAACTTTACACCAATTTAGAGCAAGCCAAAAGCCAACTAGAAGATTATTCCCATAACCTAGAAGAAAAGGTAGCTGAACGCACCCAAGAACTCTCTGATACTCTCGACGACCTTAAGGCTACTCAGAAAAAGCTAGTGGAATCGGAAAAAATGGCGGCTTTGGGTAGTCTGGTGGCGGGAGTTGCCCACGAAATCAATACTCCTGTTGGTACTAGTATTACCGCTGCTTCTATTTTAGCTGATGAAACTCAAGGGTTTAGTCAGGTTTTACAAAACGGAAAATTGAAGCGATCGGTGCTACAAAATTATCTAGACACCGTCGAAGAATCTAGTGAATTAATTCTGAGTAACTTACAACGAGCTGGGGAGTTGGTGCAAAGTTTTAAACAAGTTGCAGTTGACCAAGCTCATCTAGAAAAGCGTACCTTGAATGTTAAAGAATATCTAGAGGAGGTCTTAATCAGCTTAGAGCCTCAACTCAAACAAGCCTCCCACACCTTAACCATAGACGGGGATGAAACAGTTACCATAGAAACCTATCCAGGGGCTATCTCCCAAGTGATTACGAATTTAGTCATGAACTCTATTAGCCATGCTTATCAGCCCAAACAAAATGGACAGTTACATCTTCAGGTTGACAGAGTTGATGAACAATTAATGATTACCTATCACGATGATGGCTGTGGGATTGCTCAGGAGCATTTAGGGCAAATTTTTGAACCTTTCTTTACTACTGCTAGAGCCAGAGGTGGCAGTGGTTTAGGACTGCATATTGTCTATAACTTAGTGACTCAGAAGCTACTGGGGCAGATTGAGGTCAACTCTCAAATTGGTAAGGGTACTGAGTTTATTATTACTCTACCGATAGGTTGTTCGCGTAGGGTTGCCTAA
- a CDS encoding pantothenate kinase, with the protein MTTFSAKANSFLGLVIGNSRLHWAWFVDNTLKKAWDTNHLTPVTVEQLIKDWTSNVISAEIFPPQLAAQGTDPSKPLPLYIASVVPAQTALWQNYSDTTILTLEHLPLSGLYPTLGIDRALAVFGAGHRYSYPVLVIDAGTALTFTGANQNLQLIGGAILPGLGLQLQSLAQKTGALPAIELPAQLPKRWSLETSEAIASGVVYTILASIRDFIEDWQREFPNSAIALTGGDSEQLVTYLQFQFPAIAAQIIVDPYLIFWGMLSVVGS; encoded by the coding sequence ATGACAACATTTTCTGCTAAGGCAAACAGCTTTTTAGGATTAGTGATTGGCAATTCCCGGCTACATTGGGCTTGGTTTGTGGATAACACCCTGAAAAAAGCCTGGGATACCAACCATCTAACCCCAGTAACTGTAGAGCAGTTAATCAAGGACTGGACGTCTAATGTAATCTCAGCGGAAATTTTCCCACCCCAGTTAGCAGCTCAGGGGACAGACCCATCCAAGCCATTACCGCTTTACATCGCTTCTGTAGTACCTGCCCAAACAGCACTCTGGCAAAACTATTCCGATACTACAATACTGACTCTTGAGCATTTACCCCTTTCCGGACTATATCCCACCCTAGGCATTGACCGCGCCTTGGCCGTATTTGGTGCTGGTCACAGGTATAGTTATCCAGTTTTAGTTATTGATGCTGGTACTGCTCTAACCTTTACTGGGGCTAACCAAAACCTACAGCTAATCGGAGGAGCTATCTTGCCAGGATTGGGATTACAGTTACAGTCTCTAGCACAAAAAACTGGAGCATTACCTGCGATTGAACTACCAGCTCAGTTACCAAAGCGTTGGTCACTGGAGACATCAGAGGCAATAGCAAGTGGTGTTGTCTATACAATATTGGCTAGTATCCGGGATTTTATTGAGGATTGGCAAAGGGAGTTTCCCAACAGTGCGATTGCTCTGACTGGCGGCGACTCTGAGCAGTTAGTTACTTATCTCCAATTCCAATTTCCTGCAATAGCGGCTCAGATTATTGTTGATCCTTACTTAATCTTTTGGGGAATGTTGTCAGTGGTTGGTAGTTAG
- a CDS encoding RNA recognition motif domain-containing protein — protein MTIYIGNLDYQVTSENLQEVFQDYGTVSKVVVPKDRETGQGRGFAFVDMGTTDEEDSAIAELDGAEWMGRSMRVRKARPKNNDNDNNRGNRGRSGF, from the coding sequence ATGACTATATACATTGGCAACCTAGATTATCAGGTTACCTCTGAAAACTTACAGGAAGTATTTCAGGATTATGGTACAGTATCAAAAGTAGTAGTTCCTAAAGATAGGGAAACAGGTCAAGGGCGTGGATTCGCTTTTGTTGATATGGGGACAACGGATGAGGAAGATTCTGCCATTGCTGAGCTAGATGGTGCAGAATGGATGGGGCGTTCTATGCGCGTCCGCAAAGCTAGACCAAAAAATAACGACAACGACAACAATCGCGGAAATCGTGGTCGCAGTGGGTTCTAG
- the argH gene encoding argininosuccinate lyase: MTEQKTWSQRFESALHPAIACFNASIAFDIELIEYDITGSVAHAKMLGHTGIISESEAQQLVAGLEQIRSEYHQGKFNPGVDAEDVHLAVERRLTELVGDVGKKLHTARSRNDQVGTDTRLYLREQIDQIRSQLRNFQEVLLNLAKAHVETLIPGYTHLQRAQPVSLAHHLLAYVDMLDRDWQRLGEIRRRVNISPLGCGALAGTTFPIDRHHTAKTLHFEGIYGNSLDGVSDRDFAIEFLCAASLIMVHLSRFSEEIILWASQEFGFVTLLDSCATGSSIMPQKKNPDVPELVRGKTGRVFGHLQGLLVLMKGLPLAYNKDLQEDKEALFDSVNTIKACLEAMTILWQEGLEFRSERLASAVTEDFSNATDVADYLASKGVPFREAYNLVGKVVRRCLVSGKLLKDLSLEQWQALHPAFAEDIYQAIAPTQVVARRNSYGGTGFDQVRRGIQDACDRLNSNH, translated from the coding sequence GTGACTGAGCAAAAAACCTGGAGTCAGCGATTTGAATCAGCGTTACATCCAGCAATTGCTTGCTTCAATGCCAGTATCGCCTTTGACATAGAACTGATTGAGTATGACATTACTGGTTCTGTGGCTCATGCCAAGATGCTTGGCCATACTGGCATTATTTCTGAGTCGGAAGCTCAGCAGCTAGTAGCTGGCTTAGAACAAATCCGCTCAGAATACCACCAAGGAAAATTTAACCCTGGTGTTGATGCTGAGGATGTACACTTAGCTGTAGAACGCCGCCTAACTGAACTTGTGGGTGATGTTGGCAAGAAGCTACATACAGCGCGATCGCGTAATGACCAAGTTGGTACGGATACCCGACTCTACCTCCGGGAGCAGATTGATCAGATTCGTAGCCAGTTACGTAACTTCCAAGAGGTCTTGCTCAATCTTGCCAAAGCTCATGTTGAAACCCTGATTCCTGGCTATACTCACCTGCAACGGGCTCAGCCAGTAAGTTTAGCCCATCACCTGTTAGCTTATGTGGACATGCTAGACCGGGACTGGCAGCGTTTAGGGGAAATCCGACGGCGGGTGAATATCTCACCCCTCGGTTGTGGAGCCTTAGCAGGGACTACCTTCCCCATTGACCGACATCATACCGCCAAAACCTTGCATTTTGAAGGAATTTATGGTAATAGCCTCGATGGAGTAAGCGATCGCGACTTTGCCATTGAATTCCTCTGTGCTGCCAGTTTGATCATGGTACATCTGAGCCGATTTTCAGAGGAAATCATTCTCTGGGCATCTCAGGAATTTGGCTTTGTTACTCTCCTGGATAGTTGTGCTACTGGTTCTAGCATCATGCCCCAAAAGAAAAATCCTGATGTTCCCGAACTGGTAAGAGGTAAGACTGGTCGTGTCTTTGGTCATCTACAAGGGTTGTTAGTTTTGATGAAAGGGCTACCTTTGGCTTACAACAAAGACTTGCAAGAAGACAAAGAAGCACTGTTTGATAGCGTTAACACTATCAAAGCCTGTCTCGAAGCCATGACCATTCTCTGGCAGGAAGGGTTAGAATTTCGTAGCGAACGTCTAGCATCAGCAGTTACTGAAGATTTCTCTAACGCTACCGATGTCGCTGACTATTTAGCCTCAAAAGGAGTTCCGTTTCGGGAAGCCTACAATCTGGTGGGTAAGGTGGTCAGACGTTGTTTGGTATCCGGGAAGTTACTGAAGGATTTGAGCCTCGAACAGTGGCAAGCCTTGCATCCAGCCTTTGCAGAGGATATTTATCAAGCCATTGCCCCTACTCAAGTCGTCGCTCGTCGGAATAGTTATGGTGGCACTGGTTTTGACCAGGTTAGGCGAGGGATTCAAGATGCATGCGATCGCCTAAATTCCAATCATTGA
- a CDS encoding helix-turn-helix domain-containing protein, protein MNKCVSTTEAASLLGISSRRLRQLLSSGRVRGAYKSGKFWIIPLFNHLPQITTGRRGPKGKWRKNRPPALAKINVNRNHIGSNMHKSPKDRKPVISVKRSGNNLYGNEVEILGPCRIVYQPDHPLDCGARLWIETFSDVHFIGGSFPATS, encoded by the coding sequence ATGAACAAGTGTGTTAGTACTACTGAAGCGGCATCTCTGTTAGGAATCTCGTCTAGACGATTGCGACAACTCCTGAGCTCTGGCCGGGTCAGAGGTGCTTATAAAAGCGGTAAATTCTGGATTATTCCCCTGTTTAATCATCTGCCTCAAATTACCACAGGCAGACGTGGTCCAAAGGGTAAGTGGCGTAAAAATCGTCCTCCGGCTCTAGCTAAGATCAATGTCAACCGCAATCACATTGGCTCGAATATGCACAAAAGTCCCAAAGACCGCAAGCCAGTGATTTCAGTAAAACGAAGCGGCAACAATCTATACGGAAACGAGGTAGAAATCCTCGGTCCTTGTCGGATTGTCTATCAGCCAGATCACCCACTTGATTGTGGCGCTCGTCTGTGGATCGAAACCTTCAGTGATGTTCACTTCATCGGTGGCAGTTTTCCTGCAACTAGCTAA
- a CDS encoding GAF domain-containing SpoIIE family protein phosphatase: MTALPIPHQPSSSTNSTSSYAGAKKNPVSTLKELVARLYREQHKVQDLLSSLGFALRSFNNLNQFLELIPLMAARVSDADGGALILFNRDGQVQRSDLHYQNPQVGQTIRKAIEKTTHQVTSPNGQGGNSKQTPTSMKLVQASFDKVLRDYLEPNIKLFSLPILLKNAEQGHLYIFSHDPQYNWTPTRQKLVRLVADQTAVAIANDELKVELRHKERLDRELEIGADIQIRLLPRQCPEIEGVELAAFCKTANRVGGDYYDFIPTNYDQLGPKNSGDAHLTDDHSAYLPWSIVIGDVMGKGVPAGLIMTMTRGMLRAEVLNGHSPARILEHLNRVMYVDLENSHRFVTLFYSEYDPKTKILSYSNAAHNPPLLWQASTRSIKPLDTAGMLIGLEVDSQYEDSHVQLDSGDTIIYYTDGVTEAANLNGHRFDEDNLTQSFQWACEHSYTAQEILDYLFEQVQQFTGTTTNGDDMTLVVMQVKSRFH; this comes from the coding sequence ATGACAGCACTGCCCATTCCCCACCAACCCTCAAGTTCAACCAATAGCACCAGCTCCTATGCTGGTGCTAAGAAAAACCCTGTGTCCACCCTCAAAGAACTGGTGGCACGTCTTTATCGAGAACAGCACAAGGTTCAAGATTTGTTAAGCTCATTGGGGTTTGCCTTACGCAGCTTCAACAATCTCAATCAGTTTTTAGAGTTAATTCCTCTAATGGCAGCACGGGTCAGTGATGCCGATGGGGGAGCTTTAATCTTGTTCAATCGAGATGGTCAGGTACAACGCTCTGACCTACACTACCAGAACCCTCAGGTGGGTCAGACTATTCGTAAAGCGATAGAAAAGACCACCCACCAAGTGACAAGTCCTAATGGCCAAGGGGGGAATTCTAAGCAGACACCAACTTCTATGAAACTAGTTCAGGCATCCTTTGATAAAGTCTTGAGGGATTATCTTGAACCCAATATCAAACTGTTTAGTCTTCCCATTCTGCTTAAAAATGCTGAACAAGGACATTTGTATATCTTTAGCCATGACCCACAATATAATTGGACACCGACACGACAGAAGTTGGTAAGGTTAGTGGCTGACCAAACGGCAGTAGCGATCGCTAATGATGAACTTAAAGTTGAGCTACGCCATAAAGAACGCTTAGATCGAGAGTTAGAAATTGGTGCCGATATCCAAATCCGCCTACTACCGCGCCAATGCCCTGAAATTGAAGGGGTGGAATTAGCGGCTTTCTGTAAAACCGCTAACCGTGTTGGAGGTGACTACTACGATTTCATTCCCACCAACTACGACCAGCTTGGACCGAAAAACTCCGGGGATGCTCATCTCACTGATGACCACAGTGCTTATTTACCTTGGAGCATTGTGATTGGTGATGTGATGGGAAAAGGGGTTCCGGCTGGGTTGATTATGACTATGACCAGGGGAATGCTGCGAGCAGAAGTACTAAACGGTCACTCCCCTGCACGCATTCTCGAACACCTGAACCGGGTTATGTATGTTGACTTGGAAAATTCCCATCGGTTCGTTACCTTGTTTTATTCTGAGTACGACCCCAAAACCAAGATTTTGTCCTATAGTAATGCCGCTCACAATCCCCCCTTGTTGTGGCAGGCATCAACCCGTTCTATCAAACCCTTGGATACCGCAGGGATGCTGATTGGTTTAGAAGTTGATTCTCAATACGAAGACTCTCACGTGCAGCTAGATTCAGGGGATACCATTATTTACTACACTGATGGCGTGACCGAGGCAGCCAATCTCAATGGCCATCGCTTTGATGAGGACAATCTAACTCAAAGCTTCCAGTGGGCCTGTGAACATAGTTATACTGCTCAGGAAATTTTAGATTACCTATTTGAGCAAGTGCAGCAGTTTACTGGTACAACAACTAACGGAGATGATATGACACTGGTCGTAATGCAGGTAAAATCAAGGTTTCACTAA
- a CDS encoding NUDIX hydrolase, whose product MRRLWQFVQTVIGIIFRHPITGTSIIPLLPDGRIVLVRRRDNGKWALPGGIVNWGQDIPTTIERELFEETGLELLKIRQLVGVYSAPGRDPRVHSICILVEADVTGTMEVQDVLEISEVKAFEPEAIPKGNLSHDHDRQLQDYFEGNITVA is encoded by the coding sequence ATGAGAAGATTATGGCAATTTGTCCAAACCGTTATTGGGATTATATTTCGACATCCTATTACCGGTACGAGCATCATTCCACTCTTGCCGGATGGGCGAATTGTGCTAGTTCGACGTCGTGACAATGGTAAGTGGGCTCTACCAGGAGGTATAGTTAACTGGGGTCAAGATATTCCAACGACTATCGAACGGGAATTATTTGAGGAAACTGGACTGGAGTTGCTCAAGATTCGCCAGTTAGTTGGGGTTTACTCAGCACCAGGAAGAGATCCCAGAGTCCATTCTATCTGTATTCTGGTAGAAGCTGATGTCACCGGAACTATGGAGGTACAGGACGTCTTGGAAATTAGTGAAGTCAAGGCGTTCGAACCGGAAGCTATCCCTAAGGGAAACCTCAGCCATGACCATGACCGTCAGTTACAGGACTATTTTGAGGGTAATATCACTGTTGCTTAA